The Miscanthus floridulus cultivar M001 chromosome 7, ASM1932011v1, whole genome shotgun sequence genome includes a region encoding these proteins:
- the LOC136464590 gene encoding uncharacterized protein, with protein MRSSVPSLVPHCGASAALIVTEQGGEKAMATAQNKRPRISSGVEKRPSRKEILGRKKAVEERIKKAVAVKDHLEQFPAFQKYQKNGLSVYLESGRGDQLTLPTRKYIQNLLKVNMEKPYGPEWPSEEKIKRREMVAPEARYILAKQYSNGFIPENSMKQDAEVEHMHAACTESCLLGFVHYRFVVEEELPVVYVYELQMEPSAQGKGLGKFMIQLVEQIACKNQMGAVMLTVQKTNTLAMDFYTKLRYVISSTSPSRVDPQIGLEKSYEILCKTFDSEAKSKLEDGDY; from the exons ATGCGATCATCCGTCCCCAGCCTCGTTCCCCATTGCGGCGCCTCTGCTGCCCTGATAGTCACAGAGCAAGGAGGCGAGAAGGCAATGGCAACGGCGCAGAACAAGAGACCGCGGATCAGCAGCGGCGTGGAGAAGAGGCCGAGTAGGAAGGAG ATATTGGGGAGAAAGAAGGCGGTCGAGGAACGTATAAAGAAAGCTGTAGCTGTGAAGGATCATCTAGAGCAGTTTCCAGCATTTCAGAAGTATCAGAAAAATG GTCTCTCAGTCTACTTGGAGTCCGGACGTGGGGATCAGCTTACATTACCAACGAGGAAGTACATCCAAAATCTTCTGAAG GTTAACATGGAGAAACCATATGGACCAGAGTGGCCGTCAGAAGAGAAAATTAAGCGCCGGGAAATGGTAGCCCCAGAAGCGCGATACATCTTGGCTAAGCAATATTCAAATGGGTTTATTCCTGAAAATTCCATGAAGCAAGATGCCGAGGTGGAACATATGCATGCAGCATGTACTGAAAGCTGCTTGCTTGGTTTTGTACACTATAGATTTGTTGTGGAAGAGGAGCTGCCTGTTGTTTACGTGTATGAGCTGCAAATGGAGCCTTCTGCCCAGGGCAAGGGGCTGGGGAAGTTTATGATCCAGTTGGTTGAACAGATAGCATGCAAG AACCAAATGGGAGCTGTGATGCTAACAGTTCAGAAAACTAACACACTAGCTATGGATTTTTATACTAAGTTGAG ATATGTAATATCCAGCACCTCACCATCCCGAGTGGATCCTCAG ATAGGACTTGAAAAAAGCTATGAGATTTTGTGCAAGACATTTGACTCTGAAGCTAAGTCCAAACTAGAG